In the Clostridium gelidum genome, TTAATATATTCAATGCATAAATTATGAAAAACTATTACGTTTAAAATACCCCGTATCGTCTACATATGTCACAAGTTTAAACCTAGGACTTCAACATTACAGGGTATTTTATATTAGGAGTGTTATCCAATTACATGTTAAGGGGTATATGTTTATTGTTTTTTCACACTCACACTCACACTCACTATACTATTCGTTATTAAATCTGATTTTCTGACATTAAAATATAAATTTAATATAATTATTCCTCTTTGCTCTTATACAAAAAGCTAACAAAACATTTATATACTCTTGATATTTGTTCTGCTAGCTTTATAAAATGGGTATTGAGGATTTATGAGTGGTTACAGGTTAATAACCTTGTCCAACACATATTCTATAATATGCTTTGTTGAATTGTTAACACCTTATATTATAAAGCAGTTTAAATCCGTTTTTTGCAGTAATTTTCAGATAGTTTTTGGATACCCTTAGACAATATCATCTTCCAGTATATCTGTCATTGTCTTTAAACCATCTGAAATATATTTTTCTATTGTCTTTTTAGCTCTATTCATTATATAACATGCACTTTCAATTCTTCGTTCCTCAATGAATCTTAATTCTATGGCTTGTCTCTCCCATTCCCTTAAAGCTTCTAAAGCATTTTCTATGTGGTCACATTCTCTTTGATTATTCATAATCATTTTTTCTAAAATTGCCTTTTTCTCCACAAGCTCTACCGCTTGGTTTTCTGCTACACTACTAATTTTATAAGTCTTTCCTGTAGCTTCTCCTTGTGGAGCTTCTGTAATCCCAATACCTTCTTCAAGTTCCTTTATCTTAAGTTCATATTCATTCTTCTTAGCTAATATCTTTTTATAGTTTCTTAATCTTTGTTTTATATCTTCATGCATTGCTTTCGCCCCTCCTTAAATATATTGATAATCCTTTTAAAATAAAATATAATGAATATGGTTGTAGGGGAGCGAAAGCTCTCTTTTTTAATTTATTTTTTTAATTTAATATCTTTTTTCATTCAAATCATCCTTAGCTCTTCCAAAAACCATTCTGCTGCTTGTATAAAATTAATAGTTTCTACATCAAACCTTTTTCATGAGCTTTCTTATATATTTCTGACTCTGAATTCATATCCATAAGATAAGTCATTCTAGCCTTAAGTTTTTGTGGAGAGATCTCCTTATTCTCTTTAATTAATTCATCAAGTGCCATTACTGCATATGACATAGCTTCATAATTATCCATATATTCTAGCCTTCTTTCTTCATAATTTCTTAGTATTGTGTAGTATTTTAAGCATAAAAAATACCGCAAATTCATTTTATTGAATAATGCGGCATCAATTATTTCATCCTGAATATTAATATTTTATTTCACTTAAATGATTTCTGATTGTCTATCAGTATTGGAAATTTCTTTTACCTCAAATTTAATTTTTTTATACTCACTTTTAAATAAATTTACGAAACGATCAATTACTATCATTGTAAAAACTGCTTCTATAACAATTGGTTTTATTTGTAACCATAAAGAATAATTTAAAATTTTCATTCCAGATATTTTTTCTAATGAATTCAGAACAGTCATAAAAATTGAGATAAAATACATCCATAACTTGGGTCTTAGTAATATAACAGCTTTCTTGTATATAATTATACTTTTGTTAACATCATCTATCAGCTCAGACATTTTAATTAATGTTATCCTAAAAATTTTAAGTGTACAAGATTGTATCATTAATACAACTTTTTCTGGATAATATGCTATACACATCAAAAAAACAGTTAAACTTAAATAGTTACATGCATTTTCACCTAAATTTATTTTTTCGCTAACAGCATATATAACTATATGGATAATTCCATATATAAGTTCTATAGAAATTATGCAACCCGATAAAGTTATTAATATTGTTGATAACCCTTGAAATTTACTGTATATTTTAATGTCATTCAGAGATTTCAATATTTTAAATAATGCATATGCTTTTCCATGATATTTTAAATATTTTTTATTTTCTAATACTTTATAAATTTTTTGAGCTATTAGTAAGTTCAATTTTATCTCGCACATACGCAAAATGAAAAATGCTGTATTAATAATTAATAATAATGTTATTAACATCATTATTGGATCTGATAAAAACCACTGAATCATATATCCCCCCCTATTTGACAAATAAATCAATTCTATTGTACCATAATTTTTCTACCGCATTATTCAATTTTCAAAGAACATTATTTTATTTTTCTAAGTATTACGCACTAAGTAATTGCTTAAATATACTTTCAAAAAACGGTACTGGAATTGAATTGCCTGATTGATAATATAATGCACTATTTTTCTTGCCTTCCATTCCTGTATTAGCTTCTAATGCATTGTAGAAATCTTTATCTGAATAACCTTGTAACCTCCAACATTCCAGTTCCGTTAATAGTCTATACTCTCCATTATCTAGTGGTATAATTCCACTATTAGGGCATCTGTCTTGCTTAGTTGTAATGCATTCTACATATTGATCTATAATTGTTAATATTCCTGTAAAAGTATTACTATCTGTCTTCATAATTCTACTTTTCATACTTGGAGATTTAATAGTATATCTATCATCTACCTCGCT is a window encoding:
- a CDS encoding RNA polymerase sigma factor; this translates as MHEDIKQRLRNYKKILAKKNEYELKIKELEEGIGITEAPQGEATGKTYKISSVAENQAVELVEKKAILEKMIMNNQRECDHIENALEALREWERQAIELRFIEERRIESACYIMNRAKKTIEKYISDGLKTMTDILEDDIV